The Archocentrus centrarchus isolate MPI-CPG fArcCen1 chromosome 12, fArcCen1, whole genome shotgun sequence genome includes a window with the following:
- the LOC115789474 gene encoding alpha-synuclein-like, which yields MDALMKGFSKAKDGVVAAAEKTKQGVTGAAEMTKDGVMYVGTKTKDGVTTVAGKTVSGVSQVGEAVVTGVTAVAQKTVEGAGSIAAATGLVKKDPAKQSDDASAVQDVVESPVDTDPADVTEEDSDE from the exons ATGGACGCGTTAATGAAGGGTTTCTCTAAAGCCAAGGATGGGGTCGTGGCAGCGGCCGAGAAAACCAAGCAGGGAGTGACCGGAGCAGCTGAGATGACGAAAGATGGGGTTATGTATGTCG GTACTAAAACAAAGGACGGCGTCACTACAG TTGCAGGTAAAACTGTGTCTGGAGTTTCTCAGGTGGGTGAAGCGGTGGTAACTGGAGTTACTGCTGTGGCCCAGAAAACTGTGGAGGGCGCTGGCAGTATTGCTGCTGCCACCGGACTGGTCAAAAAGGATCCAGCCAAACAA AGTGACGATGCCTCAGCAGTACAGGATGTGGTAGAGTCACCAGTTGATACCGACCCTGCTGATGTCACAGAG GAGGACTCCGACGAATAA
- the nop14 gene encoding nucleolar protein 14 codes for MGKAPKKRNLADKVRKTKTSAEIKNNPFEVKINRKKFDVLGRKSKHDVGLPGVSRSKAISKRKETLLKEYKQKNKSSKFIDRRFGEYDTKMAPEDKILQRFTMERQRVHEKKDVYNLNEEEELTHYGQSLAEMEKFNDIVNSDDESEEKGLLSAELTASHFGGGGGLLRKKTSGEQQEEQEGAQRAKTRQELIEELIQKSKQEKRERQVQREEAQELTEKLDQEWKNIQALMVKKTPKAERADKPEEKPKRDEYDMMVRELGFEMKAQPSEKMKTPEELAKEEREKLQKLEADRLRRMMGDEVGDGAQSQIHLSADDLNDGFILDKHDKKTLAYQDGKWNLGEEEAEEDEGEDEEEGEGDSGEEQESDAEEEDEVEEEEEGSDEEDGHSDLDSEQESENEEDKEASAKPKKTKEEMRAQQEAAKSELPYTFAAPESYSDLKNMLCGHTSDNQRLIVARTQKSNHPSLAVGNKLKLQKLFGFLLEYIGELAVRSPPELTTIDKLMPEVYALCQMFPEAACKSMQSILGDAAHSMEEVIEAKGHAAFPTLDMLIYLKVTALLFPTSDFRHPVTTPALLFISQALTKCPVRSLRDLTSGLVLCCLAVEYISFSKRFLPELINFLAGTLHLAVQDKASLGYSVVPPFRTSGKYSDLLVMSSSESCRSWSKKSLPLSATQKLDLENDPDRDNHRLMCLSTCLDLVKRCCLLYKDFPSFAHIFQPIRTLLSKHLSTQMLPEPLQKLNSEILESISSAPATHSTLVFDKKKPIPLKLLTPKIVEVLDYGKKRGSTREEREEQRLKHKYKKEFKGALREIRKDSRFLAREKLNEAMNRDAERKRKVKELMGSLATQEGEWKALKRKKKK; via the exons ATGGGGAAGGCGCCTAAGAAGAGGAACCTTGCTGATAAGGTCCGAAAGACCAAAACCTCCGCTGAGATCAAAAACAACCCGTTTGAGGTGAAAATCAACAGAAAGAAATTTGATGTTCTCGGGAGAAAAAGCAAGCATGATGTGGGTCTGCCCGGTGTGTCTCGATCCAAAGCCATCAGTAAG AGAAAAGAGACCCTACTGAAGGAATACAAACAGAAGAACAAATCCAGCAAATTTATTGACAGACGTTTTGGAGAGTATGACACCAAGATGGCACCAGAAGACAAAATCCTCCAGAGGTTCACGATGGAGAGACAG CGTGTCCACGAAAAGAAGGACGTATACAATCTgaatgaggaggaagagctgaCTCATTATGGCCAGTCTCTGGCTGAAATGGAGAAATTCAATGACATTGTGAACAGTGATGATGAATCAGAAGAAAAAGGTCTATTGTCTG CTGAGCTGACTGCATCCCACTTCGGAGGAGGAGGGGGTCTCCTCAGGAAGAAGACATCaggggagcagcaggaggagcaggaaggAGCCCAGAGGGCCAAGACCAGGCAGGAGCTCATTGAAGAGCTCATCCAGAAATCCAAGCAGGAGAAG AGGGAACGCCAGGTGCAGAGAGAGGAGGcccaggagctgactgagaagcTGGACCAGGAGTGGAAGAACATACAGGCTCTGATGGTGAAAAAGACGCCTAAAGCTGAACGCGCTGACAAACCGGAGGAGAAACCCAAA cGGGACGAATATGACATGATGGTCAGAGAGCTCGGCTTTGAGATGAAGGCTCAGCcctcagagaaaatgaaaactcCAGAGGAATTAGccaaggaagagagagagaagctgcagaaactAGAG GCTGATCGCCTGAGGAGGATGATGGGAGACGAAGTTGGGGATGGTGCACAAAGTCAAATCCACTTGTCTGCTGATGACCTCAACGATGGCTTCATTCTGGATAAGCATGACAAGAAGACTCTGGCTTATCAG GATGGAAAATGGAACCTTGGGGAGgaggaagcagaagaagatgagggtgaagatgaagaggaaggagagggagacagtggtgaggaaCAGGAATCGGAtgcagaagaggaggatgaagttgaggaagaggaggagggaagcgATGAAGAAGATGGTCACTCAGATCTTGATTCTGAGCAAGAAAGCGAGAATGAGGAGGATAAAGAAGCTAGCGCCAAACCGAAGAAGACCAAAGAAGAAATGAGAGCCCAGCAGGAGGCAGCCAAATCAGAGCTCCCATACACATTTGCTG CCCCTGAAAGCTACAGTGATCTGAAAAATATGCTATGTGGTCACACCTCTGACAACCAGCGCCTCATTGTGGCCAGAACTCAAAAGAGCAACCACCCTAGTTTGGCTGTAGGCAATAAGCTCAAGCTGCAG aaactgtttggcTTTCTGTTGGAGTACATCGGAGAGCTGGCCGTCAGGAGTCCACCCGAACTTACCACCATTGATAAACTCATGCC TGAGGTGTACGCTCTGTGCCAGATGTTTCCAGAAGCAGCCTGTAAGTCTATGCAGAGCATCCTTGGAGATGCTGCTCATAGCATGGAGGAGGTGATTGAGGCCAAAGGTCATGCTGCTTTCCCTACACTAGACATG CTTATCTACCTGAAGGTGACAGCCCTGCTGTTTCCTACCTCAGACTTCAGGCACCCAGTTACAACTCCAGCGCTGCTTTTCATCAGCCAGGCTCTCACCAAG TGTCCAGTGAGATCATTACGGGACCTAACATCAGGTTTAGTCCTTTGCTGTCTGGCAGTGGAGtatatttctttttcaaagcGCTTCCTGCCCGAGCTCATCAACTTCCTGGCTGGGACGCTACACCTGGCAGTGCAGGACAAGGCTTCGCTAG GTTACAGTGTGGTGCCACCCTTCAGGACGTCTGGAAAATACAGTGATCTCTTAGTGATGTCATCTTCAGAGTCCTGCAGGAGCTGGAGCAAAAAAAGCCTCCCACTCTCTGCTACTCAGAAGCTGGACCTTGAAAACGACCCTGATAGAGATAACCACAG GTTAATGTGTTTGTCTACTTGCCTGGACCTGGTGAAGAGGTGCTGCCTGCTCTACAAAGACTTCCCCTCCTTTGCACACATTTTTCAGCCAATTAGAACGCTTCTTTCAAAACATCTTTCCACCCAAATGTTACCAGAGCCATTACAG AAGCTTAACAGTGAGATCCTGGAGAGCATCAGCAGCGCTCCTGCGACTCATAGTACACTCGTTTTTGACAAGAAAAAGCCAATTCCTCTGAAGCTGCTCACACCCAAGATTGTTGAAGT GCTGGACTATGGAAAGAAGCGTGGCAGcaccagagaggagagagaggagcagcGACTGAAGCATAAGTACAAGAAGGAGTTTAAGGGCGCTCTGAGGGAGATCAGAAAGGACTCGCGCTTCCTGGCCAGAGAGAAGCTCAATGAGGCCATGAACAG GgatgcagagagaaagagaaaagtgaaAGAGCTAATGGGCAGCTTGGCCACCcaggagggagagtggaaagccctgaagaggaagaagaagaagtga